CTAATTACATCTACATGTCTCTTTTCCTCTTCCTCCATCTTGGTTTTAAGGGAAGTTCGTAGAGTCTTGTTTGATAAAGTTTGTAGAGTCTGTATTAGCACTTATTCTTCCTTTTCTCACATTATGTTCTACATTATCTACAGGGGACATGTGCAATTTGCCTGCACTCAATGAAACCAGGGCAGGGACATGCCATTTTTACTGCAGAGTGTTCTCACTCTTTCCATTTTCAATGCATCACGTCCAATGTAAAACACGGGAACCGGATTTGTCCTGTCTGCAGAGCAAAATGGAAAGAGGTTCCTTTTCAGAGTCGTTCTTCTAAGGTCTCCCATGACATCAACCGAGTAAATTCACCGCGAAATGATTCATGGACAACTCTCTTAGGGAGGGTTCCTTCCCAACAAGTTGGTACAGCTCCACAACATGCATCTTCTAATGATGTTACTGAACCGGCTCtctttgatgatgatgatgaggttTTGGATCAACAAACTTCAGTTACTGACGATATGAATGAGGCTGATCACAATGTAGTAAACACAATGGAGATCAAAACATATCCTGAAGTTTCAGCTGTTGCAAAGTCAGCCTCTCATGAAAACTTTGCTGTATTGATTCATCTCAAAGCTCCCCCTCATTCAGGGAGACCCAGCAACGACACTGAATCATCAGCATCGGCTCAAAACTCTCGCGCTCCAATCGATCTTGTCACGGTTCTTGATGTGAGTGGCAGCATGTCAGGCACAAAGATTGCACTACTGAAACGAGCTATGGGTTTTGTCATACAGAATCTGAGTTCATCAGACCGGCTTTCTGTCATTACCTTCTCTTGCACAGCCCGCCGCATCTTTCCTCTTAGGAGGATGACTGATGTTGGAAAACAGGAGGCACTGCAAGCTGTTGATTCTTTGGTTTCAAATGGTGTCACAAACATTGTTGAAGGCTTGAGGAAAGGTGCCAAAGTGTTTGTTGACCGCAAGTGGAAGAACCCTGTTAGCAGTATCATATTACTATCTGATGGACAGGATTCATCCATTAACAGTAGCAGGATCAATGATGTAAATGATTACCGGTCACTTGTCCCATGCTCCATTCACCGGAACAATGGTATCGGTCTGCATATACCAGTGCATGCATTTGGCTTTGGTGTTGATCATGATGCTACTGCAATGCACTCAATCTCTGAGATATCCGGGGGTACTTTTTCCTTCATTGAAGACGAGGATGTGATTCAGGATGCATTTGCACAGTGTATTGGGGGACTATTGAGTGTGGTGGTTCAGGAATTACATGTAGAAGTTCAGTGTGTTCACCGTCGTCTGCAACTTGGTTCAGTAAAAGCAGGAAGTTACCAAACTAGCTTGATTGACAGTGGAAAAAGGGCATCTATCAAGGTAGGAGATCTGTAtgctgaagaagaaaaagacttTTTGGTGACAGTCAATGTTCCGGTCGATAAGTCTAGGGATGAGATGTCTTTGATGATAGTTAGAGGTGTTTATAGGGACCCCATCACAAAAGAAATGGTGGGGTTGGGAGTAAATAATGAAGTAAAGATTCAGAGACCTAATGTAGCTAGAGATGTAGTTGTGTCAATAGAAGTAGACAAGCAGAGAAACAGGCTTCGAGCTGCTGAGGCAATGGCTGAGGCTAGAGTTAAGGCTGAGCGCGGTGATTTGTCTGCTGCAGTTTCTGTTCTGGAAAGATGTCAGCAGGCATTGTCTGAAACTATCTCTGCCAAAGCTGGTGATGAAC
The nucleotide sequence above comes from Glycine soja cultivar W05 chromosome 11, ASM419377v2, whole genome shotgun sequence. Encoded proteins:
- the LOC114374855 gene encoding E3 ubiquitin-protein ligase WAV3-like is translated as MGSKWRKVKLAIGINMCVQVPKTIEHSSSSSITSAKAFSDRVSPSADASGHRSVTSTNSSASGLRLSGSKSKCSKGTCAICLHSMKPGQGHAIFTAECSHSFHFQCITSNVKHGNRICPVCRAKWKEVPFQSRSSKVSHDINRVNSPRNDSWTTLLGRVPSQQVGTAPQHASSNDVTEPALFDDDDEVLDQQTSVTDDMNEADHNVVNTMEIKTYPEVSAVAKSASHENFAVLIHLKAPPHSGRPSNDTESSASAQNSRAPIDLVTVLDVSGSMSGTKIALLKRAMGFVIQNLSSSDRLSVITFSCTARRIFPLRRMTDVGKQEALQAVDSLVSNGVTNIVEGLRKGAKVFVDRKWKNPVSSIILLSDGQDSSINSSRINDVNDYRSLVPCSIHRNNGIGLHIPVHAFGFGVDHDATAMHSISEISGGTFSFIEDEDVIQDAFAQCIGGLLSVVVQELHVEVQCVHRRLQLGSVKAGSYQTSLIDSGKRASIKVGDLYAEEEKDFLVTVNVPVDKSRDEMSLMIVRGVYRDPITKEMVGLGVNNEVKIQRPNVARDVVVSIEVDKQRNRLRAAEAMAEARVKAERGDLSAAVSVLERCQQALSETISAKAGDELCISLAAEMKEMRDRMVNQRVYEQSGRAYVLSGLCAHSWQRATARGDSTDSTSFVNAYRTPSMVDMVSRSQIMFLRPPPQPANAVKPARSYSDRQRRK